Proteins from one Fragaria vesca subsp. vesca linkage group LG6, FraVesHawaii_1.0, whole genome shotgun sequence genomic window:
- the LOC101298041 gene encoding auxin-binding protein ABP19a-like — protein sequence MRSSVTLSKSVKMPHYSILFLFSLIFLSSSHASVQDFCVADLTGPDSPAGYFCKNPANVTVSDFVYSGLAKAGNTSNIIQAAVTPAFVAQFPGVNGLGLSLARLDLAPGGVIPFHTHPGASEVLIVLRGYITAGFVSSANTVYVKTLKKGDVMVFPQGLLHFQVNAAKIHAKAIVSFSSASPGLQILDFALFANDLPTSLVGKTTFLDPAQIMKLKGVLGGTG from the coding sequence ATGCGAAGCTCAGTAACCCTAAGCAAGTCTGTGAAAATGCCTCATTACTCTATTCTCTTCCTCTTTTCTCTCATCTTCTTATCCTCTTCACATGCTTCTGTCCAAGACTTCTGTGTTGCGGATCTAACTGGCCCTGATAGCCCTGCAGGCTATTTCTGCAAGAACCCTGCTAATGTCACTGTCAGTGACTTCGTGTATTCTGGCCTAGCCAAAGCTGGAAACACCTCCAACATAATCCAAGCTGCTGTTACCCCCGCATTTGTCGCTCAATTTCCGGGTGTAAATGGTCTTGGTCTCTCTTTGGCAAGGCTTGACCTTGCGCCGGGCGGCGTTATTCCATTCCACACTCACCCTGGTGCTTCGGAAGTTCTTATTGTGTTGAGGGGATATATCACTGCTGGCTTTGTTTCTTCAGCCAACACTGTTTACGTGAAGACTCTTAAAAAGGGAGATGTCATGGTTTTCCCACAAGGGCTGTTGCACTTTCAAGTAAATGCTGCTAAAATACATGCCAAGGCTATTGTTAGTTTTAGCAGTGCCAGCCCCGGTCTCCAAATCCTCGATTTCGCACTTTTCGCTAATGATTTGCCTACTTCATTGGTGGGGAAGACAACTTTCCTTGATCCTGCTCAAATCATGAAGCTGAAGGGTGTCCTTGGTGGTACAGGATAG
- the LOC101308994 gene encoding UPF0481 protein At3g47200-like, which yields MGKGNHIFASRWFILQKITSTCKRRFHESLSCTTLPTFDAKILARGFHEVCGGGTSLTEELEDILDPEDQGWETSTNSMTCIYRVPSTMRQVNRKAFDPSIVSIGPYNYGVESLQEMEKLKHTYFRRLFQPNYHDQLDDEVAVLQKKKAVNDAKKAMEELEVVDRSCYSEQSKLNSKEFVKMMLIDGCFIIGTTCHEKPITGWELEALALRFFKPLLRGYDDVLTISPHHYAPKHCQSSSIKHFLDLFHYRISPDCSTRSVVQVPRRGKRTKQILSIQELKEAGVKLKFTTNRTCKALDITFGRGSWGWGKVLIIPRIHIADHRGTLFRNMFAFEKCDPNCHQDVTSYLFFLDSLINSAEDVGILHYYGVLHHSLGSNREVAKLVNNLCKEVSPDVSKSYLYKVVRDVNEYYGSKYGKIRGFLVHHHFSSWLVGISTLAACLALYLALVQTGSSVASARERLHEHTTFKDFLKEALLYGHISKWGLGNARNLQQKAVVSGSTENMNLPRIDMQYCIYYLI from the exons ATGGGGAAGGGGAACCATATATTTGCAAGCAGATGGTTTATCTTGCAAAAGATTACTAGCACTTGCAAAAGGAGATTTCATGAAAGTTTGTCCTGTACTACTCTTCCCACATTTGATGCAAAAATCTTAGCAAGAGGTTTCCATGAAGTTTGTGGTGGCGGAACATCATTGACAGAAGAGCTGGAGGACATTCTTGATCCTGAAGATCAAGGGTGGGAGACTAGTACCAACTCTATGACCTGCATTTACAGGGTTCCTAGCACCATGCGTCAGGTGAACAGGAAGGCGTTTGATCCAAGCATTGTGTCGATTGGTCCGTACAATTACGGCGTTGAAAGCCTGCAAGAAATGGAGAAGCTAAAGCACACATACTTTCGGCGCCTCTTTCAACCAAACTACCACGATCAGTTGGATGATGAAGTAGCAGTCTTGCAGAAGAAAAAGGCGGTAAATGATGCGAAGAAGGCAATGGAGGAATTGGAGGTGGTGGATAGGAGCTGCTACTCGGAACAATCCAAGCTTAATAGCAAGGAGTTTGTAAAGATGATGTTGATTGATGGTTGCTTCATCATAG GCACCACTTGTCATGAGAAACCAATTACAGGTTGGGAATTAGAAGCACTAGCCCTTCGCTTCTTTAAGCCGCTGCTTCGAGGATATGATGATGTTCTGACCATATCACCGCACCATTATGCACCAAAACATTGTCAAAGTAGCAGCATCAAGCACTTTCTTGATCTTTTCCACTATAGAATCAGTCCGGACTGCTCCACCCGTTCAGTAGTACAAGTGCCGCGGAGAGGGAAGCGTACCAAGCAGATTCTATCAATACAAGAGCTCAAGGAGGCAGGAGTCAAGCTAAAGTTCACAACAAACCGCACTTGCAAGGCACTAGACATCACTTTCGGCCGCGGCTCTTGGGGTTGGGGGAAGGTGCTCATAATCCCTCGTATACACATTGCTGATCACAGAGGCACATTGTTCCGGAACATGTTTGCATTCGAAAAATGTGACCCCAACTGCCACCAAGATGTCACATCCTATTTGTTTTTCCTCGACAGCCTCATCAACTCGGCTGAGGATGTAGGGATTCTGCACTACTATGGAGTCCTGCACCACTCTCTAGGCAGCAACAGAGAGGTGGCGAAACTCGTCAACAACCTTTGCAAAGAGGTTAGTCCGGATGTTTCCAAGTCCTACTTGTACAAGGTGGTTAGAGATGTCAATGAGTACTATGGATCCAAGTACGGAAAAATAAGAGGCTTCTTGGTACACCACCATTTTAGTAGCTGGTTGGTGGGCATCTCAACTCTTGCAGCATGCTTAGCTCTTTACCTAGCACTCGTTCAGACCGGTTCCTCTGTCGCCAGTGCCAGAGAAAGGTTGCATGAACACACCACATTTAAAGACTTCCTGAAAGAGGCTTTGCTTTATGGTCATATATCCAAGTGGGGATTGGGAAATGCTCGGAACCTCCAACAGAAGGCCGTGGTCAGTGGCAGTACTGAGAACATGAATCTTCCTCGTATTGACATGCAGTACTGTATATACTACTTGATTTAG
- the LOC101298338 gene encoding probable disease resistance protein RF9-like produces MSGKEQVSTAEELESVLRFITQNDRPLLENFITQNDRPLLENFTINLPPHLLKCLSYFKLFPKDFKIPARRLIALWIAEDLVEVTKHNTETFEEVAYKYLSELIDRCMIQVIEKKQNGEVKTCSLPYALQQLTPEDMRAERVTDQLNKNDPTFSHIHGELSSSFQDSYRHILSILSFDTREGNKPGEEIGTFLRKGLAGGFFFQLQVLDLERVFRPELPNTIGKLSKLRYLGLRWTYLESLPASIGNLHNLQTLDVKHTYVHSLPGSIWKLQKLRHLYLNQSHGSKFVHQQPGRSLKNLQTLWGIFVDKDSPLKEGLDKLINLRKLGLAFQLDLSEQKGLADGIVKLKHLQSLRMRSIGEMGEPNDLIDMPLSDLENLVTLNLFGKLGPSNPIIDTFPESLTDLTLSATSLSHDPMPKLEKLPNLKVVCFYSNSYTGREMTCSMLGFPKLVVLKLWKLEQLEDWVVEDNAMQNLRELEIRSCKKLNVPGGLKHLKTLTEFKLTNMPKQFAATIAKTKGQLWDDLVHSPTVIAVNWEDSTDKS; encoded by the coding sequence ATGTCAGGGAAAGAACAGGTGAGCACCGCTGAGGAGTTAGAAAGCGTGCTTCGGTTCATCACACAGAATGACAGACCATTGTTAGAAAACTTCATCACACAGAATGACAGACCATTGTTAGAAAACTTCACCATCAACTTGCCACCTCATCTGTTGAAGTGTCTGTCTTACTTTAAGCTCTTCCCAAAGGACTTCAAAATCCCGGCAAGGAGACTAATTGCTCTCTGGATTGCAGAAGATTTGGTTGAAGTAACCAAACATAACACAGAAACTTTTGAAGAGGTTGCTTACAAATATCTGTCAGAGTTGATTGACCGGTGCATGATTCAGGTGATTGAGAAAAAGCAGAATGGAGAAGTCAAGACATGTAGCTTGCCGTATGCTCTACAACAACTAACGCCGGAAGATATGAGAGCAGAGAGAGTCACGGATCAGTTGAACAAAAATGATCCAACCTTCAGTCATATTCATGGTGAGCTGAGCTCAAGTTTTCAAGACAGTTACAGACATATCCTCTCCATTCTATCCTTTGATACTCGAGAAGGAAATAAACCTGGAGAAGAAATAGGTACTTTTCTTCGCAAGGGCCTTGCAGGTGGTTTTTTCTTTCAGCTTCAAGTTCTTGATCTTGAACGTGTATTTAGACCAGAACTTCCCAACACCATTGGAAAGTTGAGCAAGTTGAGATATCTGGGTTTGAGGTGGACTTATCTTGAATCACTCCCAGCATCTATTGGCAATTTGCACAACCTCCAAACATTGGATGTGAAGCATACATATGTCCACAGTCTGCCTGGTTCGATATGGAAGCTGCAGAAACTTCGACATTTATACTTGAACCAGAGTCACGGGAGTAAATTTGTCCATCAACAACCTGGAAGGTCCCTGAAAAATCTTCAGACATTGTGGGGCATATTTGTTGACAAGGATAGTCCTTTGAAAGAAGGGCTGGACAAGCTGATCAATCTCAGAAAATTGGGACTGGCATTCCAATTAGATCTATCAGAGCAAAAAGGATTAGCAGATGGGATTGTAAAGCTGAAGCACCTGCAATCTTTACGAATGAGATCAATTGGTGAAATGGGTGAACCCAATGATCTAATAGACATGCCTTTGTCAGACCTTGAGAATCTTGTCACTCTAAATTTGTTTGGAAAGCTAGGCCCTTCCAACCCCATCATAGATACATTCCCCGAAAGCCTCACTGATCTTACATTGTCAGCCACTTCTCTCTCACATGATCCAATGCCAAAGTTGGAGAAGCTCCCCAACCTGAAAGTGGTCTGTTTTTACTCCAATTCTTATACAGGTAGAGAGATGACTTGCTCCATGTTAGGCTTTCCTAAGCTCGTGGTCTTAAAGTTGTGGAAGCTCGAACAACTAGAAGACTGGGTTGTGGAGGACAATGCAATGCAAAATCTGAGGGAGTTGGAGATTAGATCCTGCAAGAAATTGAATGTCCCAGGTGGGTTGAAGCACTTGAAGACCCTCACTGAATTTAAATTGACTAATATGCCAAAACAATTCGCTGCAACCATTGCAAAAACTAAGGGGCAACTATGGGATGACCTTGTCCATTCCCCTACAGTCATTGCAGTTAACTGGGAGGACTCGACTGATAAATCATAG
- the LOC101298623 gene encoding uncharacterized protein LOC101298623 — protein sequence MSVTIVSSLIFANKRKAMQLFPKRLTIVWNEWELRVMVLISLCLQVVLILIGNWRKHSTSNKLRIVLWLAYLSADSVASVSLGILCNSEEDPEGDSQHPNSFIITAFWAPFLLLHLGGPDTITAYSLEDNELWLRHLLGLVVQVSVAVYVFLRAWSSKMLNFLAIPIFIVGVIKFGERTWVLRSASSEHFRDSMLQDPDPGPNYARYMEEYSSKRSEGFRVELGTFVEAPLVGNHLDPAAAIDSNQNASSLSRAYKFSETFKRLCADLILSFHDIVNSQSFFQTRSSEEAFEVIEFELGFLYDVFYTKAVLVYSGLGRILRCITLILTVVVFVAFLLEKKQAFKGVDVIITYILLGGAIILEMYSVVLLLSSDWTRLWLSRHHNVAVSLLYRLVSSIPLVKNKSWSNTIAQYNLITFCLKARPANCTFLKKDFFLNRLLERYRYRDLKGVSKELKNMIFEQLQQKSRSASNFVACKQLCARRGDWVLENEGCLDKLGWSIDEVEFDQSILLWHIATDICYHFDLNRNLNPDSNTNCEASKLLSNYMLYLLVMCPFMLPNGIGLIRFRDTCAEAEEFFKEKKIMKSETKEACTKLYNVCTDILPSKVKGDRSKSVLFDACRLAKALQSLKTEENWYNQKWELMSQVWVEMLSYAANQCRWGDHAQQLRRGGELLTHVWLLMAHLGLTEQFQISEGHVRAKLVVE from the exons ATGTCAGTTACAA TTGTCAGCAGCTTGATCTTCGCAAACAAGAGGAAGGCAATGCAACTCTTCCCAAAAAGATTGACGATAGTCTGGAATGAGTGGGAGCTCCGGGTTATGGTACTAATCAGCCTTTGCCTCCAAGTAGTCCTCATTCTGATTGGCAACTGGAGAAAACATTCAACCAGTAACAAACTCAGAATTGTTTTGTGGCTCGCTTACTTGTCGGCGGACTCAGTTGCATCGGTTTCACTTGGCATACTCTGCAACAGCGAAGAAGACCCTGAAGGTGATTCTCAACACCCAAACAGCTTTATAATAACAGCATTTTGGGCACCCTTTCTTCTGTTGCATCTTGGTGGCCCAGATACTATTACTGCTTACTCATTAGAAGACAATGAGTTGTGGCTGAGGCACTTGCTTGGGCTAGTTGTCCAGGTGTCTGTAGCTGTTTATGTCTTCCTCAGAGCATGGTCTAGTAAAATGTTGAATTTTTTGGCAATACCAATCTTCATAGTTGGTGTTATAAAGTTTGGGGAGAGGACTTGGGTTCTAAGATCTGCGAGCAGTGAGCATTTTAGAGATTCTATGCTCCAGGATCCTGACCCAGGTCCCAATTATGCTAGATACATGGAAGAATACAGTTCAAAGAGATCTGAGGGCTTCAGGGTTGAACTAGGGACATTCGTTGAAGCTCCCCTAGTTGGTAATCACTTGGATCCTGCTGCAGCCATCGACAGTAATCAAAATGCTTCAAGTTTAAGCAGAGCCTACAAGTTCTCAGAAACTTTTAAACGGCTATGTGCTGATCTCATACTCAGCTTCCATGACATAGTAAATAGCCAATCCTTCTTCCAAACTAGAAGCTCTGAGGAAGCTTTTGAAGTTATTGAGTTTGAGCTGGGTTTCTTATATGATGTGTTTTATACTAAAGCAGTCCTGGTTTACTCTGGTCTTGGTAGAATTCTTCGCTGCATCACTCTCATTTTAACAGTTGTTGTATTTGTAGCCTTCCTTCTTGAAAAGAAGCAAGCATTCAAGGGAGTGGATGTAATAATCACCTATATATTGTTGGGAGGAGCTATCATCCTAGAAATGTATTCTGTAGTCCTACTGCTTTCCTCAGACTGGACAAGGCTATGGCTCAGTAGGCACCACAATGTGGCAGTGAGTCTCTTGTACAGACTCGTTTCGTCAATCCCATTGGTTAAGAACAAGAGCTGGTCTAATACAATAGCACAATACAATCTAATAACATTTTGTCTTAAAGCTAGGCCAGCAAATTGTACTTTTCTCAAGAAGGATTTCTTCCTGAATCGGTTGTTAGAGAGGTACAGGTACAGAGACTTGAAGGGTGTTTCCAAAGAGTTGAAGAATATGATATTTGAGCAGCTACAACAGAAATCAAGAAGTGCTTCCAATTTCGTGGCTTGCAAACAATTGTGTGCTCGAAGAGGTGACTGGGTGCTTGAAAACGAAGGTTGTCTTGACAAACTTGGCTGGAGCATTGATGAAGTTGAGTTTGACCAAAGCATCCTTCTCTGGCATATTGCAACAGATATCTGTTATCATTTTGATCTAAACAGAAACTTAAACCCTGATAGTAACACAAACTGTGAAGCCAGCAAGCTGTTATCCAACTACATGTTGTATCTTCTAGTGATGTGCCCCTTCATGCTACCCAACGGGATTGGATTGATAAGGTTTAGGGACACTTGTGCTGAGGCTGAAGAATTTTTCAAAGAAAAAAAGATAATGAAATCAGAGACAAAGGAAGCTTGCACAAAGCTTTATAACGTGTGTACAGACATCCTTCCATCCAAAGTGAAGGGAGACAGAAGCAAGTCGGTTCTGTTTGATGCATGCCGGCTTGCTAAAGCTTTGCAGTCACTTAAAACAGAGGAAAATTGGTATAATCAGAAGTGGGAGTTGATGAGTCAAGTTTGGGTGGAAATGCTCTCTTACGCGGCCAATCAGTGTCGATGGGGTGATCATGCTCAGCAGCTCAGGCGAGGAGGAGAACTTCTTACTCATGTCTGGCTTCTTATGGCACATCTTGGTTTAACTGAACAGTTCCAAATTTCTGAGGGCCATGTTAGGGCAAAATTGGTTGTGGAGTAA
- the LOC101309280 gene encoding multiple C2 and transmembrane domain-containing protein 2-like, which produces MERSNLKLKVEVVSARNLLPKDGQGSAGAFAELQFDHQNFQTTTKENGVDPAWNESFYFNISDREHLPSLTLEATVYHHNEPNSKSFLGKVCLPGTSFVSDPDAVVLRYHPLRKRSILSSRVRGELGLKALVTYDHGQPLPTPNQPQQQQNVPRAPINVPHNSGTSSSKSYDCLLKETSPVLGGGEIVRGRFIAEKQVSPYNLVETMHYLFVRIVKVRDLHLKNITGTSYVSLKIGYYKGNTKPLLEHSHNPEWNQVFAIKREHMQSPVMDVLVKHYSPENNNEGDQFEGALQINIHEVHPRVSPNSPLAPKWYAIADKNGDKNGDLMLAVWKGTQADEAFPDAWHSDAPLPPNVSSVTYEQIRSKVYHTPRLWYIRVNVTEAQLFEYGMSRVPNAYAQLQIGNQCLKTKAADSEGPNSICWNEEMVFVAAEPFDDEHLIVSVEYAVGPEEYKSFGSVSIPLNSVERYEDDRTICGKWFNLEKSIFADVMGNDAEISSSKIHLCVCLDGGCNVLNGPTKQLGSPIGVLELGVIAAGKLLPMKSRKGRGTSDPYCVAKYGDIWFRTRTIVDSLNPKFNEPHNWDVYDPATVLTVAIFDNQIDGDSDDNKHVEIGKVQIPVSTLESGRIYTLLYPLISLSSSGLNKKGELHVAVRFSYTSFINMMFTYSQPPWHVNVCEQAVSAVAAHFGQAEAPLQKEVVQCMYSDVNSHVWSLRRSKANFFRVMSVLSAFLAVGKWFEEVCMWKNPITTALVHVLFVMLVCTPELIFPTVFLYMFAIGAWNFRYRPTCPPHTDIKFSHADSVHPDELDEEFDTFPTSRERTLTMMRYDRLRSIAGRIQTMLGDIVIHGERIQELLSWRDPRVTTLCITLCLVCAIISYVTPFKAIVILVGFYLMRHPWFRSKTPPILLNVLERLPAKTDCMLTSSLES; this is translated from the coding sequence ATGGAAAGGAGCAACCTCAAGTTGAAAGTGGAGGTTGTGAGCGCCAGGAACCTTTTGCCGAAAGATGGACAAGGCTCAGCCGGTGCTTTTGCGGAGCTCCAGTTTGATCATCAAAACTTCCAGACCACCACAAAAGAAAATGGTGTCGATCCTGCTTGGAATGAAAGCTTCTACTTCAACATCTCTGATCGCGAACACTTACCTAGCCTCACTCTTGAAGCAACTGTTTACCACCACAATGAACCAAACTCCAAATCTTTCCTGGGAAAGGTTTGTCTTCCCGGGACTTCATTTGTCTCAGACCCTGATGCTGTTGTTTTGCGGTACCACCCTCTGCGAAAAAGAAGCATTTTAAGCTCGCGTGTGAGAGGAGAGCTTGGTTTAAAAGCTTTGGTTACTTATGATCATGGTCAACCCCTTCCGACCCCAAATCAACCACAGCAGCAGCAGAATGTACCAAGGGCTCCTATAAATGTTCCACATAACTCAGGTACTTCATCATCTAAATCATATGATTGTTTGCTTAAAGAAACTAGTCCTGTACTGGGAGGAGGGGAAATTGTTCGAGGGCGATTCATCGCAGAGAAACAGGTCAGCCCGTATAACCTTGTTGAAACGATGCATTACCTGTTTGTACGAATTGTGAAGGTGCGTGACCTACATTTGAAAAATATAACAGGAACCTCCTATGTTTCACTAAAAATTGGGTACTACAAAGGAAATACAAAGCCTTTATTAGAGCACTCGCACAATCCAGAATGGAATCAAGTATTTGCTATCAAAAGGGAACATATGCAGTCTCCTGTGATGGATGTTCTGGTGAAACATTACAGTCCTGAAAACAACAATGAAGGTGATCAATTTGAAGGGGCATTACAAATAAATATCCATGAAGTTCATCCTCGAGTTTCACCTAATAGTCCATTGGCTCCAAAATGGTATGCGATTGCAGACAAGAATGGGGACAAAAACGGGGATTTGATGCTTGCTGTATGGAAAGGCACACAAGCTGATGAGGCTTTTCCAGATGCCTGGCATTCTGATGCACCTCTTCCTCCCAACGTTTCTTCAGTTACTTATGAACAGATCCGATCAAAAGTGTACCACACACCAAGGTTATGGTACATAAGAGTAAATGTGACTGAAGCACAATTGTTTGAATACGGCATGTCCCGCGTCCCCAATGCATATGCACAGCTACAGATTGGTAATCAGTGTTTAAAGACAAAAGCAGCGGACTCTGAAGGACCGAACTCAATCTGCTGGAATGAGGAAATGGTATTTGTTGCTGCTGAACCATTTGATGATGAGCATCTGATCGTTTCAGTTGAATATGCCGTAGGTCCAGAAGAATACAAGAGCTTTGGAAGTGTTTCCATACCATTGAACTCTGTTGAGAGGTATGAAGATGATCGAACTATATGCGGTAAGTGGTTCAACCTCGAAAAGTCCATATTCGCTGATGTGATGGGAAATGACGCAGAAATCTCTTCCAGTAAAATCCATTTGTGTGTATGTCTTGATGGAGGGTGCAACGTGCTTAATGGGCCAACTAAGCAGCTCGGGAGTCCCATTGGTGTCTTAGAGCTTGGAGTTATAGCTGCTGGAAAGCTATTGCCAATGAAAAGTAGGAAGGGTAGGGGTACATCAGACCCCTATTGTGTAGCAAAGTATGGAGATATATGGTTTCGTACTCGAACCATAGTAGACAGCTTGAACCCGAAATTCAATGAGCCGCACAATTGGGATGTTTATGATCCTGCCACTGTTCTCACAGTGGCTATTTTTGACAACCAGATTGATGGCGACTCAGATGACAACAAACATGTGGAAATCGGCAAGGTCCAAATTCCAGTCTCTACCCTTGAGTCTGGCCGAATCTACACGCTGTTATACCCACTAATATCCCTTAGTTCTTCTGGTCTCAATAAGAAGGGTGAATTACATGTTGCAGTAAGATTTTCATACACATCATTCATTAACATGATGTTCACATACTCTCAACCCCCTTGGCATGTCAACGTATGTGAGCAAGCTGTCTCGGCAGTGGCAGCTCATTTTGGTCAGGCAGAAGCACCTCTTCAGAAGGAAGTAGTTCAATGCATGTACTCTGATGTAAACTCCCATGTTTGGAGCTTGAGGCGTAGCAAAGCAAACTTTTTCAGAGTGATGTCAGTTTTATCGGCATTTCTTGCTGTGGGAAAATGGTTTGAAGAAGTATGCATGTGGAAGAACCCCATTACAACAGCACTAGTACATGTTCTGTTTGTGATGCTGGTATGCACTCCAGAACTGATTTTTCCTACTGTTTTCCTGTACATGTTTGCTATAGGGGCTTGGAATTTTCGGTATCGCCCAACGTGCCCTCCTCACACGGACATAAAGTTCTCACATGCAGATTCTGTGCACCCTGACGAGCTTGATGAGGAGTTTGACACTTTTCCAACATCACGGGAGCGAACGCTCACGATGATGAGGTATGATCGCCTGAGGAGTATTGCTGGAAGGATTCAAACCATGCTGGGTGACATTGTAATCCATGGAGAGCGGATTCAGGAACTACTGAGTTGGCGAGATCCTCGTGTCACTACTTTATGTATAACATTGTGTCTTGTGTGTGCTATCATATCGTATGTGACACCTTTCAAGGCAATTGTTATTCTTGTTGGGTTTTACCTTATGAGGCACCCTTGGTTCAGGAGTAAGACACCACCGATCCTGTTGAACGTCCTCGAAAGGCTGCCGGCTAAAACGGATTGCATGTTGACCAGTAGCCTAGAGAGTTGA